The Lactuca sativa cultivar Salinas chromosome 2, Lsat_Salinas_v11, whole genome shotgun sequence genome includes the window tattcttttagaataaatGTCGTTTATGTATGTTCACAGTTGGATTTTTTAAGAATGAATATAATTACTGATTATAAGATTTTAAAATTCTTTTCATATAAAATCTGTATGCattaaaaattattaatattGATAATATATGTTAATAGTATTCTGTTAGAATTTAATGTTTTTTCAAGATAATCATAAACACATTCTTTTAGTGTATCcgaattaatatatttattatccaaattttttttttaacaatagCAAAACTCACATTAAAAATAAACATCTAGCTAGGAGCTagcaaaatacaaaattaagtcATTAGCGGATTGCGTATCCAATCACTCCAACTAACACAGACCTTAGAATTCCTAAGGGAGAACCACCGAAAGAACAACTCTACAATAGTATCATACAAAAGATGCTTTTTAAACTTATTAGGGCTAAAAATGACACCATTCCTATAAGACCAAATCACCCATAAAGTCGCCATGCAAATCGACTCCAAGATTGACCGATGCGTACAAACAATCAACAGAGAATCAATCCAATCAAACATCTCTGGAACACCAGGGTCAATAGGAAACGAAACATCAAGCCACAACCCAATTCGCCTCCAAATCTGACGAGTCGTCTCACATTGGAAAAAAAAAGATACGAAATACTTTCTACCTCAGACTGACAAATAGGGCAAAGGATAGACTCTAGCTCAACACCCCTATCCACCAAAACAGATTGAACAGGGATTCTATTTAACCTCAATCtatacaaaaaaaatgttagctttaatTGGGACATTCCGATTCCATCTAGTCCCAACTTCGCTAACCAGAAGAGAAACAGAATCAATATACCTTATCATGGAACTAATAGAAAACACCCCACTTGGATCAAGACTCCAGGACCATCTATTGGGAATAGAAGTCAACTGAATAGGAGTCAAAATCTGCATAAAACTCTCTAATTGTTCAGTTTCAACTCCTCCTCTAATTCCACGCTTCCAAGAGAAATTCCATCCCCCAAAAGGCCAAAAATCCGAGACCAACCCATCTTTCAGCAAGGATAACGAAAACAACCTATGAAAATGCGTTTTAAACAACACACCTCCGCACCACACATCCTCCCAAAACCAAGCCACATACCCATCACCCACAACAATCGAAATAGCATCAGAATCTAAAACATCCTCACTTTCCATTCTCTTAATACAATCCACAACTGTCAGCCAAAACTCCCCTACCTCCTTATGTCACACATCATGAAACAAGCCCCGAGAATGAGCATATAACCCTTTAATAAGCCTCACCCATAAAGAAGACTACTCATGAAGAAACTGCCACTTCTATTTAAAAAGGAGATCCCGGTTAAACGCATCCAAACTGCCAACCTGTAACCTACCTTTATCCCTGGAATTAAGGATAGTATCCTATTTGACCCAATGAATACGCCTTTGATCTTCCTCCATACCCCAAAAAAACGAGCCCTAAACGACTCcaataaatgaaaaattgttacCGGCATACGGaacaaagaaaagaaataaatccCAAGGCTGCGCAAAACTGATTTAACCAGAGTTAAACGGCCACCTATGGAAAGCATTTTAACTTTCCATTTAGAGAGTCTGTTACGAAATCTATCCACAATCACATCCCAGCTACTAATACAACTCATCGACCCACCCACCAGAATTCCAAGATAAGAAAAAGGAAAATTAGTTGCAGCGCATCCCATAATAGAAGCAAGAGAAATAACTTCAAACTGATTAACACCCACCCCTAACAAACTAGATTTAACAAGATTAATCTTTAAACCCGAAACCATATAAAAACAACGAAGGATGGTGATAAGTTTTCTGACATTACCCTCCTCCTATTTACCCAAAAACAAAGCAACATCTGCATAAAAAAGATGAGAAATCTCTAAATTAGCCTCTTCAATCTCAACCCCACGAAAATTTCCAGAAACAACCGCATCCTCCATAACTATATGAAGACCCTCCATAGCAATTAGAAACAAAAAATGAGAGATCAGATCACCCTGTCGAAGACCTCTAAGAAGATTAAACTCTTCAGTTGGGCTGCCATTAACAAGAACAGAAGATCTAGCATTTTTCAATAAACCTTGAATCCAAGACCGCCACCTCACACCAAAACCCATAAACTCCATAAATTTATCCAAATAGTCCCAACTAACAGAATCATACGCGTTCTCAAAATCAACTTTAAAAATAacgaatttcttttttttttctttttccccAAGATATTAACTCACTAACCATAAGAGGCCCATCTAAAATTTGCCGTCCTTTAAGGAAAACCGACTGCTCCATACTAATAGCATCAGGAAGAACCACCGCCAATCATTTTGCTAAAATTTTAGCAATAATCTTGAATTGCATCTCAATGAGACTAATAGGACGAAAATCCTTCACAAGTAATGGATTCTCAACCTTAGGAATACAAGTAATGAACGAAGAATTACAACCTACTGGAATAATAGGCTTATAGAAGAATTCATGTACAAAGGCAATCACATCATCTCCCAAGATACCCCAATAATGTTTAAGAAACTAAAAAGAGAAACCATCCGGGCCTGGAGCTCTATCTCCACCACAATCCCAAAACCGCCTCCTTAATCTCTTCTACTATAAAAGGTCTCTCTAAACCCAAAGCATTCTCCAATGTAATAGTAGAATACCGAGTGCTTCTACCCGTCATCGAAATACCATTAAACGCTTGAAACTTAGAagagtaaaaataaaaaaaataaaaaaaatcttttttaacTACCACCGGATCCGTAACCCACTCCCCATTGACCGAGACCCCACGAACTAACATCTGACGCCTTCTTTTCTTCAACATACCATGAAAAAACCTAGAATTCTCATCACCTTCAATAGACCACTTAACCTTAGCTTTCTGATCCACATCCGACTTCTCCTGTTTTTCAATAGCATCTAAAGACCCAAGGACATGTTTTCTTTCATTATATAAAGGAGTAGAAAGATCACCACTATCTATACAAATATCAATATCATGAAGCCGAGACTTCAACTCCTCCTTCTAATGGTCACGGATCTCCTTGACTTGGACATGCCACTCCCGAATCCTATTCTTAATAAGCTTAAGcttatttttaaacaaaacaaatttaCTCCAGCTTTGATTCACCACAAACTCTGAAACACTTGCTCGAATCATCGCATCAAAACCATCCAACAACGTCTACGAATTGAAGAATCTAAACGGAAAAGGGCCATAAGCAACCTTAACTTCATGAAGCAAAATAGGACAATGATCAGGCCACAACCGGTCTAACACTGCCACCTGCAAACCCTAAAATCTATCAAAAATACCCTCAGCACCACAAATCGATCTAATTTACTAAGTTTGACATTAGAAAAGTCAACACTAATAAACTTCTTCCCAATCATAGGCACATCCACAGCCCCCACATCATCTATAAAATCATTAAAATCACCAGCAAAAGAGGAATAGAAAACAGATCCACACCTCTCCTCAATTCTCCTGACCACATTAAAATCTCCAAAAATAACATAATTACCCCCATAACTAGTAATAAAGGAAGAAATATAATTCCATAACAATCGTTTCTCATTGGCATCTTGAGGAGCATAAACATTCACCATACAAGAATCCATATTAAATGGCACCCATAATCCTTGAACAATCACCACGTTACTGGTACAAACAatactatttttttaattaaacacatTAGGATCCCAAACTGATAGAATACCCCCTGATCTCCCACGAGCACTACTAAAagcaaaatcaaaattattataattaattagaagagtaaaatgattggtccacaataAATCTTAAATCCAtgcaataattagttagaatataataatctaatatatatatatatatatatatatatatatatatatatatatatatatatatatatatatatatatatatatatatatatatatatagagtcaagatcaaataagaaggaaattttttgtaggaaggtaagaagtttcttttctacatatttttttcgcgaacaaacaaaatgaatcattagatgattcatttgtaagatgattcacaagaaaaaattctcaaaaaaacatctcgataattcatttatacaatgattttgttgttattcattaaaattgttacaaaagtgaatttttttcttaatttacttaaaaatgaaccataaagatgtttttttgagaattttttcttgtgaatcatcttacaaatgaatcatctagtgattcatttcttttgttcgtcaaaaaaatatgtagaaaaaaaacttcttaccttcctaccaaaaaaaatttcttaccggatatatatatatatatatatatatatatatatatatatatatatatatatatatatatatatatatatatatatatatagggttaagttcaaatgagaaccctatttaatgtgagaacgtgagaacactactttatgttattattctactatgaatttaatatgtatagtattgtactaattataatatgaatatattcaattatatattgctattctactattatatatatatatatatatatatatatatatatatatatatatatatagtaatttagtaaattataatgtgaatgttaaatatgtgattgttcatatattcggtgatgaataatgttataaagttgtacatacaaaattttaatgtgaatattaatgtgtAGTTGTTCATATATTTGTTGATGAGTAATGTCATATCGTTGTACAtattaaattcatagtagaatagtaacataaagtagtgttcttACGTTCTCAtattaaatagtgttctcatttgaatttaaccctatatatatatatatatatatatatatatatatatatatatatatatatatatatatatatatatatatatatatatatatatatatatatatatcacgacATATGACTTCATTCTAGAGTCGTGTCGTCGGAGTATTATATCATTGTTCTACTTACAAGACACGTATCTTGGCATacgattgaatatatatatatatatatatatatatatatatatatatatatatatatatatatatatatatatatatatatatatatatatatatatatatatatatatatatatatatatatatataccggtcCATGTTTTCGCTCATGAATGTGCTTACGACATCATGTCATTGCGATCCATAAGTTGTAACATGTTTTtatgcacaaaaatcataggaGCATACATAAAAATTGTAAGAAACACATAAAAATCGTCCGTAATATATATCTTTCTCCTTAAGTATCGCAATTCAATTTCACATgtcaaaaatgaaaaaagaatcaTGATATAAAAAAAGTGTAATAACTATTACACATGTCATTTAAATATGCTATTTCATAAAATAAAACTTTACAAAAAAGTTTACTTAAATTTACGAATGTCTCCAcgaataaattaaacaattagaaGACCTCGTTGTTATGGATGGTCTTGTtaagaaatcattttaaaaatctgtttattaattaattttttgattcaattatatgttaaataaaataatatagtaGTTAATATAAAACCAATGTTGAAGGGAGAAAAGAAGCATATGAGGATGGACCATTATATATGTCCTTGTCACTCTATCTTTATTAAATTGACACCAAATCATATTAAACGCTTATTAAAGAGTCATTTTGAAGCttctaataataattaatttatagCCATTTTTGTCAACTTTTCTCGCGTCTATAATTTAATAATTTCCTTCAAACTATTGATCATCTAGAATTTGTCTGACCCTACTTAAAAACTCGCCATGTTGCCTGAAGAATCTACTTAACCTATGAGCCCCCCAATATGCTTTATACCTCCTCTGCTACTCTTTGGTGTTATGTTGGTGTGCGTTTTTAGTGTTTTTGTGTGTGATATATACACGCACATATATCTCCTGAATACCTTATAGGTAAAACTCAGCGTAGTGTCATGTGTTATTAGTGTTTATATGTGTATAAattatttatgaccatatataGTTCTCAGGAACCCAATAACGTCATAAGATCTTCGTGTGTCTGTGttggtgtgtgttcttggtgtttgtatGTGAATGTTTTTGAGCTTTGACCAAATACATGGCTCTAATGGTGCTGAATACTTCATTCAAAGGCTTGTTCTTCATGACATCATGcaccttgattattttgaaagtaACCTTCTTTTTCATTACATTTATTCCTTCAACCTCAAAACTGACAATACACGACCATGATTATCTTCATTTCGATATGAAACCCCCAGTTGATCAATCTGCCAAAAGCTTTAATCCTGACATCTTAACTCATAGCCAGTATGAGGACGTTGTTCGGATATTGCACGAAGAACAACCGACCTCCACCCATGTTGATGGCAGCAATGGTGGCGGAAATTCACCGGAGGTGACTGGTCCTCCATGGCAAAGAGGAAGTGGACAACATTCCATGGTAAATACAAGTCAAGCGGTGGTGCATGATGGGGGTCAACCATCAGCTGGAAGTTCTAAGCCCTCAAAAAAAGGTAATACTGCATCACATTGGAATAAAAGACAGAAATAATCATACTACTTCGAGTATATTCCGCCAcatgttttgtttgttttatttgagCAAAATAAAATTCCTTTTTTTAGAAACAGATCCATATTTAGTGAAATAAGTAATATTTCAAAGGTATAATTCAGAAAATATACAATTTTTCAAAAACGTTTTCAACAAAAAAATGTGTACTGAATTTTAGATCATATATAATAAAACTGATTAGTATTTAGATGTTCCTTGTGTGTAGTGTAAAGAAATTATTTGTGATTGTATTTCTAATGATAGATTCAAATCGAAATTAAATCCCAATATTTTGAACATTGATAATCATATGATTtcgaaaatatattattaaactacATAATccaaaatttgatttttcaaaagttgGAAGTTCAGATTGGTTAAGTTGCAAGTTCATGACCAATAATAGAAGGAAATGGAATTAGTCAATGTCTTGTGTCAAGAGGTTATGGCTAATGGTTTTGATGGTCAATAAATAACCCCTAAAAGATATACAAGAGACTTTTTACAAATATCTTAAAGTAATATTGTATTTTTATTAGATTAGCTTATGACATCTATACGTAGAATGCGCATACTTGTCCTACTTCACAAGGAACTtagtatataatatattaatatgttataacttggcaCATGAAAACAATCCAATGTTATGTAAATGGCAATTGAGTAATGATTTATAAGTATCTCGAGTAATGATTTATAAGTATCTCGAGTACAAACACAACCATAACCAACAACAAACGAAAGTAACATATTATATAacaaatttaatataataaataactaaattaaTCATGCTATTTGGTTCCATACTTTTCTTGTAATAATGGGACACGAGTAACAGTTTTGCCACTTCAAGTGGCCCAATTGAGAGCTTCTTTGAAGTGCCTATATTTAGGAAAAGAGATGTATATGGCGGGCAGCGCAGATAGTCTATTCTAAACCACAAAGATGGTCTAATACGTTGTttattttaggattttttttttaaatattttattgattatgtaataatttaaaattatgacaactataatattatttaacttaaatttaaaCACTAAATTAAATATAATCCTATAATTTCTTTATACTTATCCTCCTACCTATGTTAAgcgttggtgattttagtgtcaccagaCATTTTGGATAATTgaaactaacatgtgagctaacgGATTTATTATTTGTACTCTATATAATATTTTTGGTGAATGCAGAGTGCATGTATATATAAGATCGAATTATAAGCCTCTACGATAGGATGGTGGGGGTCAAGGGGTCGCGCCCCCTTGCAGGGTCTTAAGGGCAACGCCCCTAACGGGGTCCAAGGGGTAGAACCCTAGCAGTGGTCCCGCTGACAAATCCGGTCAGTTTGGGAAACCATTAATTATGTCATTAATTCGTGATTTGTTTAACTAATTTAGAAGATAGAAACTTTAATCTGTCAAAGTATAAATACAGGTCCTCTATAGAGCTGTCATGAGAGCCATTCTCAACTCTCTCTCTTCTAAATAATCTCTGAATTCATGTCTTTTTGGATTATCATAGACTAGATTTTCTGTAACCCGGACATATGATAGAAATATTAGTTCAGAAAGTGACCTTATACTATCCATAAAAATTCGGTTCTCCACCATCACCCTACGAGTATTCCTTCAACATTAAGTGAtgaaaaatgtattaaaatattattaaatgtGACACATGTCAACATTTAACATGAGTATGAAAAAATATTGGAGGAGAATTTATttctatataatttatttttaataaatggtAGATAAATACTAACAATAACACatatatatttaaaaacataCATCAACTGAATTTATAAATAACATGCCAAAAGATTATACAAACTAAAAAATAACTAAAACCAAATTATCAAATATATAGTACCTTAAACAAAACTTACAAACAATATAAGACTAACCCTTTGCACCCTAATACCAAGAATCAGGCCTAACAAATCTTAAAATATTTTTGACACAAATTGCACCCGGTTTTAGACCAAGTCTTTCTATTTGTGTATGGGCATATATATGTTGTTTATCTTTTTGACTTTaagatttatttatgtattttttttttcaggaaGGGATTTGAACAACATAGAGGTGTACCATGACAAAGACATCTTTTTGGAGAACTACGAACAAATGAACAAAAGTTTAAAAATCTACATCTACCCACACCAAAAAACCGACCCATTTGCCAACGTCCTCTTGCCCGACACCCGTAGTTCTCCAGGTGGCAACTACGCGAGCGAAAGCTTCTTCAAAATCTCCCTCTCATCGAGCCACTTCATTACACATGATCCAGCCGAAGCAGACCTCTTTTTCTTGCCTTTTTCCATTGCAAGTATGAGACACGACAAAAGAATAGGAGCGGGTGGCATCAAAAACTTCATCAAAGACTATATTTCAACAATCAAGCGTGAGTACCCATTTTGGAACCGTACGGGTGGCGCTGATCATTTCTATGTTGCATGTCATTCTATTGGAAGGACTGCAATGGATAAAGCACCCGAAGTTAGAATCAacgcgattcaagttgtttgttCTTCAAGTTACTTCTTGCAAGGCTACAATGCACACAAAGATGCATCAATACCACAAATATGGCCAAGACCAGGCGTTCCCCCTATCCGACACCCGTCTGAAAGGTTAGTGCTTTGAAAACATATTGTAATCATTAAGATCGCAATGAAAGACTAGCCTAATAACCTCATAATCACTTTATAAACATGATAACAGATTGGCAGTTACTGGTAGCACACAATTTAAGACTTAACATTTTACATGATCTTGCAGGGAAATGCTTGCCTTTTACGCGGGAGCGATGAATTCGAGGGTACGTGAATCGTTGGTTAGGACATGGATGAATGATACAGAGATTAGTGTTCATCAAAAACGACTAAAAACACCTTACTCAAATTCACTACTTGGAAGCAAGTTTTGTATTCATGCGAAAGGGTTTGAAGTGAACACGGCTCGTATAGGTGATGCAATCTATTATGGATGTGTTCCTGTTGTGTTGGCGGATCATTATGATCTGCCATTTGC containing:
- the LOC122196643 gene encoding uncharacterized protein LOC122196643, which translates into the protein MEFMGFGVRWRSWIQGLLKNARSSVLVNGSPTEEFNLLRGLRQGDLISHFLFLIAMEGLHIVMEDAVVSGNFRGVEIEEANLEISHLFYADVALFLGVGVNQFEVISLASIMGCAATNFPFSYLGILVGGSMSCISSWDVIVDRFRNRLSKWKVKMLSIGGRLTLVKSVLRSLGIYFFSLFRMPVTIFHLLESFRARFFGVWRKIKGVFIGSNRILSLIPGIKVGYRLAVWMRLTGISFLNRSGSFFMSSLLYG
- the LOC111899791 gene encoding probable glycosyltransferase At5g03795, which encodes MALMVLNTSFKGLFFMTSCTLIILKVTFFFITFIPSTSKLTIHDHDYLHFDMKPPVDQSAKSFNPDILTHSQYEDVVRILHEEQPTSTHVDGSNGGGNSPEVTGPPWQRGSGQHSMVNTSQAVVHDGGQPSAGSSKPSKKGRDLNNIEVYHDKDIFLENYEQMNKSLKIYIYPHQKTDPFANVLLPDTRSSPGGNYASESFFKISLSSSHFITHDPAEADLFFLPFSIASMRHDKRIGAGGIKNFIKDYISTIKREYPFWNRTGGADHFYVACHSIGRTAMDKAPEVRINAIQVVCSSSYFLQGYNAHKDASIPQIWPRPGVPPIRHPSEREMLAFYAGAMNSRVRESLVRTWMNDTEISVHQKRLKTPYSNSLLGSKFCIHAKGFEVNTARIGDAIYYGCVPVVLADHYDLPFADILDWSRFSVVVSTEDIPFLKKILKEIVDSDKYVKLQKNVLKVQNHFQWHRKPIDFDTFYMVMYELWVRRSSIRIRLFNE